The DNA segment GCGCGAGCACCCCGCCGACGCCGAGGACCTCGTCGTCGGGGTGGGCGGCGCAGACCGCGACCCGGGTCCACGCCGGGTCCGGCGTCCAGACCGGCCAGTCGACGCCGGGCAGCCACGCGGCCCAGCGCTCCTCCGCGGTGCCCGGCGCGGCGATCCGGTCCTCGGCGGCGGTCACCGGGGCGCCCGCTGCCGGAGCAGCGCACCGAGGGCGGCGTCGTCCCGGCTGCCGTGGTGCTGGCGCAGGTAGACGGTGAGGTCGGCGACCCGGGTGGCGTGCCCGGCGTCGTGGGCCAGCGGGCCGGCGCCGAGCGCGCGCCCGACGACGCCCAGCACCTCCTCCCCGGCCCGGGCGGCGAGCCCGCGCACCCGGTGGGCCCGGAGCTGCGCGTCCCCGGCGTCGTCCCGGGGGTCGGCGTCGACCTCGGCCGCGGCGACCTGCAGTGCTGCCTCGACCCCGGCGAGGGCCAGGTCGGCGGCACCCAGGGCGGCGTCGCGCAGCGGGTCGGCCCCGCGCTGCACGGCGACGTCGGTGAGCGTCGCCGCCACGCCGCGGGCGCCCCCGACCCACACGGCGGCCACGCCGATCCCGCCGTGCCAGAAGCCCGGCCGGTCCAGGTAGGCCCGCGGACCGCCGACCGGCCGGGCGGGGACGTCGACCAGCAGGACGTCGGCGGTGTCGCTGCCGGCCATGCCCGCGCCCACCCAGGCGCCCGGGTCCACCCGCACCCCGGGGTGGGCCAGGTCGACCAGGAAGAGCCGCCGCCCGTCGTCCGCGGTGGCGGTGACCAGCGCGGCGGTGAGCGCGCGGGCTCCCGAGCACCACTGCTTGCGTCCGGAGAGCCGCCAGCCGCGCGCGGTCCGCACCGCGGTGACCTCCCCGCCCGGTGGTTCGGCGGCCCACACCCCCAGCCGCTGGCCGGCCGCCACGGGCGGCCCGTCGAGCTCGGCCAGCACGGCGACCGCGTCGGCGTGGCCCTCGACCAGCCGGGCGAGCGCCAGGTCCTGCTCGCCGACCGCGGCCAGCGCCCGCCACCGGGCCAGCGTCGCGCCCGCCCCGGGGAGCGGCACCGACCAGCCCGCGGTGACCAGGTCGCGGAAGGCCGCGGCCGTCGCCGTCACCGCCTCGTCGACCGGTCCGACCTGCGGTCCGCCGGCCTCGAGTGCGCTCATCACCGCGGACCATGCCACATCCGGTTGTGGGCCACCGAGATGTGCGCCCCCCTGAGGTGTGGGGAGTCGATCATCGCGGTAGAACTGCCCCAGGTGGTCTCCGTCCGGTGGCCACGACGACGACGATCGGAGGAGCCATGGCGCTCGACGACGACGACATGACCAGCACCGAGGGCCCCGCGGACTCGGGTGCGGGCGAGGGCACGCCCGGCCAGCACGACGGTGGAGCAGACGGCGGCGCCGACGGCGGTGCCGATGGTGGCGCGGACGGCGGTGCCGATGGTGGCGCGGACGGCGGTGCCGATGGTGGCGCCGACGGCGGTGCCGACGGTGGCGCTGACGGTGGCGCGGACGGCGGTGCCGACGGTGGCGCCGAGGGCCCGGCCGACTCCGGGGCCGGTGGCGGTACGCCCGGTCAGCACGACGGCGGCGCGGACGGCTCGGCCTGAGCGTGCCTGACCCGGAACGGCAGGACCGGGCGTCGTCCTCCACCTCGGAGGGCGGCGCCCGTCCCGCGCTGAGCCGCTGCATCCGCGTCGACCCCGAGGTCTTCGCCGCCGAGCACTGGGCCCGGCGCCCGCTGCTGTCCACCGCCGAGCAGCTCGGGAGCACCTTCACCGACCTGCTGACCCTGGACGCGGTCGACGAGCTGCTGAGCACCCGCGGGCTGCGCACGCCGTTCCTCCGCATCGCCAAGGACGGCGCCGTCGTCGACACCAAGCGCTTCACCAGCCCCCAGGGCGCGGGCGCCGAGGTCGCCGACCAGGTGTCCTCCGACGCGGTGCTCCGGCTCTTCGCCGACGGCAGCACCGTCGTGCTGCAGGGGCTGCACCGGCTGTGGCCGCCGCTGATCGCGTTCGCCGGCCAGCTCGCCGCCGACCTCGGGCACCCCACCCAGGTCAACGCCTACATCACCCCGCCGTCCTCGCGCGGGTTCTCCCCGCACTACGACGTGCACGACGTCTTCGTGCTGCAGGTCGCCGGCGAGAAGCACTGGACGATCCACGAGCCGTTGCTCGCCGACCCGCTGCGCACCCACCCGTGGGCCGACCGGGCCGCGGAGGTCGCCGCCGCCGCCGAGCGCGCGCCGGTGATCGACACCGTGCTGCGCCCCGGCGACGCCCTCTACCTGCCGCGCGGCTACATCCACTCGGCGGTCGCGCTCGGCGAGATCAGCGCCCACCTCACCGTCGGGGTCCACTCGGTGACCCGGTGGGGCGCGGTCGAGTCCGCGCTGGACCTGGTCCGCACCCTCGCCGCCGACGACCCCGCGCTGCGCGGTTCGCTGCCGCTCGGCGTCGACCTCGCCGATCCCGCGGCCACCGCCGATGACGTCGCGGCCGTGCTCACCGGTCTGCACCGCTGGCTGGACCAGGTCGACCCGGCCGCCGTCGCCGACTCGCTGCGGGCCCGGACCTGGGCCCAGGTGCGCCCGGCCCCGGTGTCGCCGCTGGCCCAGTCCAGCGCCCTCACCGCCCTGGACGCCGACTCCGTGCTGCAGGTGCGCCCGCTGCTCCGGGTCAAGCTGCACGACCCGGTCGGGGGCCGGGTGGCGCTGGTCGCCGGCCGCCGCACGCACGACCTCCCGGCCGCCACCCACCCGGCGCTGGCCGCGCTGCTGGCCGCGGGCGAGCTGAAGGTCGGCGACCTGCCCGGGCTGGACGCCGACGAGCGGCTCACGCTGGCCCGCCGGCTGGTGACCGAGGCGATCGCGGTCGTCCCGGACGCCCGCCCCGCGGGCGGCGGGCACGATGGAGACCGTGGCGGCCATCCCGGACGGTGACCCGGCGGGCCGGGACGGCTCGACCGGACCCGAGTTCTGCCGCGACGCCGAGACGCCCGCGCCCCGCTCGACCCCCGTCGGCCGGCTGGACCCGGCGCGTTGCTCGGTCCAGGCCCTGGTGCGCGGCGACTCCGGTCTCGCCACCGCTCCCCCGGCACGGCGCTGGCTGCTGGTCGAGCAGCCGGGGCCGTGGGGGCGGGACGCGCTGCTGGAGTCCCGGTTCGACCGGCGGGTGGCGTCCCGGCTGGCCGCCCGGGCCCGGGAGCTGGGGCTGCGGATCCAGATGGTGCGGCGGGCGGGGGGCCGGCTGGCGGAGTCCGGCCGGCGCTGGGCGGTCGCGGACACCACCCCCGGGGTGGAAACCATCTGGTGGTCCACCCGGGAGTCCGACGCCGACCTGCTGCAGCTGCCGTGGGACGGGTCGGCCGGCACGCCGTCGCAGGCACCGACGTACCTGGTGTGCACGCACGGCGCGCACGACGTCTGCTGCGCCGTCCGCGGCCGCCCGCTCACCCGCACGCTGGAGGCCACCGGGGAGGCCGCCGACGTGTGGGAGACCAGCCACCTCGGCGGGTGCCGGTTCGCGGCCAACGTCGTCGTGCTGCCCTCCGGGCTCTACTACGGGCAGGTGCCCGAGGACGGCGGCGGGCTGGTCGCGGCCTCCGCTGCCGGCCAGGTGGTGCTGCCGCTGCTGCGCGGGCGGGCCGGGCTCGTCCCGGCGGCCCAGGCGGCGCAGCACGCTGCCCGCCGGGAGCTCGGCCTGCTCGGCGTCCGCGACCTGCCGGTGCGGCGGGTCCAGGCGCTGCC comes from the Modestobacter italicus genome and includes:
- a CDS encoding acyl-CoA dehydrogenase family protein: MSALEAGGPQVGPVDEAVTATAAAFRDLVTAGWSVPLPGAGATLARWRALAAVGEQDLALARLVEGHADAVAVLAELDGPPVAAGQRLGVWAAEPPGGEVTAVRTARGWRLSGRKQWCSGARALTAALVTATADDGRRLFLVDLAHPGVRVDPGAWVGAGMAGSDTADVLLVDVPARPVGGPRAYLDRPGFWHGGIGVAAVWVGGARGVAATLTDVAVQRGADPLRDAALGAADLALAGVEAALQVAAAEVDADPRDDAGDAQLRAHRVRGLAARAGEEVLGVVGRALGAGPLAHDAGHATRVADLTVYLRQHHGSRDDAALGALLRQRAPR
- a CDS encoding cupin domain-containing protein produces the protein MPDPERQDRASSSTSEGGARPALSRCIRVDPEVFAAEHWARRPLLSTAEQLGSTFTDLLTLDAVDELLSTRGLRTPFLRIAKDGAVVDTKRFTSPQGAGAEVADQVSSDAVLRLFADGSTVVLQGLHRLWPPLIAFAGQLAADLGHPTQVNAYITPPSSRGFSPHYDVHDVFVLQVAGEKHWTIHEPLLADPLRTHPWADRAAEVAAAAERAPVIDTVLRPGDALYLPRGYIHSAVALGEISAHLTVGVHSVTRWGAVESALDLVRTLAADDPALRGSLPLGVDLADPAATADDVAAVLTGLHRWLDQVDPAAVADSLRARTWAQVRPAPVSPLAQSSALTALDADSVLQVRPLLRVKLHDPVGGRVALVAGRRTHDLPAATHPALAALLAAGELKVGDLPGLDADERLTLARRLVTEAIAVVPDARPAGGGHDGDRGGHPGR
- a CDS encoding sucrase ferredoxin encodes the protein METVAAIPDGDPAGRDGSTGPEFCRDAETPAPRSTPVGRLDPARCSVQALVRGDSGLATAPPARRWLLVEQPGPWGRDALLESRFDRRVASRLAARARELGLRIQMVRRAGGRLAESGRRWAVADTTPGVETIWWSTRESDADLLQLPWDGSAGTPSQAPTYLVCTHGAHDVCCAVRGRPLTRTLEATGEAADVWETSHLGGCRFAANVVVLPSGLYYGQVPEDGGGLVAASAAGQVVLPLLRGRAGLVPAAQAAQHAARRELGLLGVRDLPVRRVQALPAPAPGVDRFDVVLTGPDGDVVVTVESRLSGTAERLTCSAASPGHWRSWHAPALRVIAPV